A region of the Montipora foliosa isolate CH-2021 chromosome 8, ASM3666993v2, whole genome shotgun sequence genome:
GCCGAAGAGTTGGTGTGTTCAAGAGAGTTGACGAGATCGTGTAATATAGGTTTAGAGATAGGTAACCTCACGTCGCATGACCGGCGACGACTGATTGAGGTCAATAGTTTTTGTATTATGAAGGCTTTTACGGGGTCATGCAAGCCTCTCATCTTATGAACGAACCCTATGGCTGAAAGGTAAGAAAGAATGGTTGTAGGTGCCATCTTTCTAGCGTctagaaaagaaataaacagaGCTAAGGAAGAGGTAGACAACGGTAAATGTAATGTTGCGGTTTTATAAAATTTGGTGTGAAATTCACGAAAAAGAGTCCAAGCTCTACGGTAGGATTGACAGGAACATGATGATAATACTGAGCTTAATAAACTCTCTAAGTTAGAGACCAACTCCTCGGCAAAAGGTTATCGGGCACTACTGTTGGCAGATCGTCTGCTTGGGGAGAAAGCTCCTTGAACCGTGCTATCTGCAAGCGTGAAAGACAATCGGCCCGCGTGTTGTTAAGACCTGGTATGTGTCGAGCACGAAAGATAATATTAAAACGAAGGGAAGTCGAAACTAGGTCACGGATCAGTGTCATGACCAATTTGTGTTTGAAtgtttgttgattaattatacTAACTAAAGCTGCGTTATCGGTAACAAACACGATACATTGGTTTGACATGTGACAACTCCAAAGACGCACCGCGAGGACAATCGGAAATAATTCTAGAAAGGTGATATTAAAAGATTGCCATGTATCAGGAAAACGGCCAAAGAACCAACGCGGGCCCAAAATAGCACCGTAACCCTTAGAACCGGCCGCGTCCGTATACAATTCAAGAAAAGAAGATGTGTTCCATATGTCATGGTAGAAAAAGGAACGGCCGTTAAATTCGTTGAGAAAATTGAGCCAGACCAATATATCGTGTTTGGTTCCTTTGCTAAGCCTAATGCGATGGTGTGCGTGATGCACGCCAACAGTTAGATCGATCATGTGGCGAAGAAAAGGACCAATAGCGGAACAAGTAAAGTTTAAAAGACCTAGGAGGGACTGTAGTTCTCGTAAAGTTACCTTACGACGGTTGTAAAAGGATTGAAGTAATAGGCGGCATTTTTGAAGCTTGTCTTCCGGCAAATGGGCTTCCTGTCTTACTGAATCTAGTGTTATGCCCGCAAACTGAATGACTTGAGATGGGCCAACAGTTTTCTCCTGGGCAATTGGCACCCCGAGGTAACCACACAAACGCAGGAAATTCGATAGATCCGTTCGACACTTAGTTTCAGTTTTAGCAAGGAAAAGAAAGTCGTTGAGGATATGAAGGACACCGGAAGCGCCGAAACGGTGCACAGAGGTCCACTCTAAGGAAGAACTGAAAGCTTCAAAAATTGCACATGAGGAAGACAGTCCCATAGGAAGACAGACGTCATAATAAAACTGATTATCCCATTTTATACCCAATAAAGGGGAATCAGACGGGTGAATTGGAATAATCCTGAACGCAGATTTGATATCCGTCTTGGCCATAAAGCAACCAGCCCCCAATTGTTTTAGTACCCGAATGGCATCGGAAATGGAAGCGTAACGAACCGAGGAAGTTCTCTCCGGTATGTAATCGTTCACTGAAGAACCGCAAGGGTACGATAAGTGTTGAATTAAACGGAATTCGGAAGGGACTTTTTTGGGAACAATGCCTAAAGGGGAACAAACAAATTCCCGAAAAGGAGGACGGGGAAAGGGACCCCTGATTCTGCCGGCCTCAAGCTCTTTAAGGAGTTTGTTCCAAACAGCCTGAGGCTGCTCGAGAGCGCTTTTAAGATTTGGTGACTGGGAAGCACGCCGCTCCCCGACAAAACCTACACGAAAGCCATAACTGAAGCCGTTAACTAAAAATTGACGGAGTGGTTGAGGATAGCCAGTAAGAAAGAAATTAAGCCGATCCACCTTTACGGGTGTGACCGGCTTGTGGCGCTGCGATTGTAGAGCCGGTCTTAATGGGGTTTCCTTTGTGTTGTTGACCAGAGGAACATTGTGTGGCAGGGTGGGGTGAGCCACATTTGAAGCATACGTGGTCAAACCGACACCCATTGCACACTTTACCGGCTTGGAAACGCCAACAAGTGCCTTTTGGAAAGGACTGAGGGCGGGTGCGCAAATGCCCTTTATCTGAAGGAAATTGTGGTTTTGGACGAAAATTCGTTACAGCCTTAAGCCAAAGTTCCCAATGGATAGCGTCCCACGGATATTGATCGGGGGCTGATTGCCTTATGAAACGAAATTGTTCGTCATAGTATAACCAGTCGCCTGGCTTGGCTGCAATATCCCGAACGGTTTCGCAATACTTCATTAGCTTAGGGGTGTCTGTGGCCTGCTTTTCGGCATAGATCGCGACAAAGATATTAAAGGCAGAAAGCCACTGAGTTATCGATTGGACCTTCTTAGCTGGCTGACTTGGTTCCAGCGTGAGATGTGGACGGCTTGAATCGCTGTCCGAGGAGGTGACAGTGATTGAATATTTCTGATTATTTGGTGAGAGGGACAGTAAAGTGCCAAAATTAATATATTCATTAGACCATATTTTCGCTTTGATTTTGGAGCTTACTCTACTGCTTAACGAGACAGCAACGCTAGAAAAAATTTGTTTTGGGGCCTGCGAGCCTTGCCCGGGGTCAGCTAATGTTAATTCGTTAACAGAGCTTTGAAGGGTACCTCGGGTGATAGAAGCCAAAGATGCGCCCACAGCGTCTGCCACGGACTGTTCGGCTATCGGATCTTGGAGTGAATGACCTGAACTGGGCTGTGATCTCTCCGCCAATGCCTCTACCACGGCCTGTTTTACCGCAGACGAAATGGATGCGGACAGTGCTGTAATATTGACCGTCATCAATTGGTCTGGAGGGAATCGGTGAGAGCTGTCTTCTTGGCGGGAACCCTCGCGTGATTCTGTCCCTCGCGATAACCGTGGGCGCTTGGCAGGGTTAGTGGAGCGTGTCTGAGAAGAGCGCTTCTTTGGTGGCATAGCTTAGTAATGTAAATATAAGTAGATAAGAAACACATTGTAACATGTTTCCGCTAAGATAAGAGAGTGCTAAGGAATGTAGATATAATTAGATAGGAAACACATGGCAACATGTTTCCGCTATGATAAGAGAGTACTAAATCGGCAACAAAATCTAACATAGATTAACCGGAGCGTGATGATAAGAATAATAGCCTTAGAAGAGCAAAGTGAAGGTTGAACCAATGTTTCGGAtggaaagaacaaaatgaaTCACACAGGATGCCGAGCCGAACACCACGTAAAAATGTCGAGCCACATAACTTTGTGTCTGGGAACAGAATATCCAAGTGCATTGAGGACACACCCAAATACAGGCGGTCGAGTAGGATTGCACACTCAAAATATTCCCCAGAACACGAAACATAAATAAGGCCATCGCCAGCAAATATAGCATTCACAAATACGTAGAATGCAACAAATCAGTTCTAATGAACTGTAGTTAACTTGTGTAGCCATAATAAAACGCGCCCAATAACATAACAGGGGCGTAACAAAAGAATATAAAGGCTCACAACAAAATAGCAAAAGCATGGCGAGGCACGTACAAAAGATTGAGGTTGGTGTAAACGAGGGTTTAGCTCGAGACGATCAGCTGGTTGAAACGGTAATCAAGCTCAATGCCCCCAAAATTGCTCCTCTAAGGCTACAATAGAATTTTCCCTGGCCCCCGCGGTTAAGATGCACACCATCACGAACATATATATTGTTAGAAGGGAGCCAAAAACCTCTATGGCCCCAAAAATGAGCGTAAGGTACCGGCTCTAAAACTACCCGAAGGTATTTGGTTAACAGCTTGGCCTTATGATTAAAAGCGGGCTGGCCCTGGCGCATGATAGTCTGGCACACGTATATGACCTTAACATGATATAAATCGTGCAGGAGCCTAACAAAATCGTCTGTTGAGTACTAATCATATATATACATTATCATGAATCATTTTACTAGGAATATCTATATGAACACTGAACGGATCAGGCTGGAGAACACCAGAACTAAATCCCCTTCCATCACACCTGACTTCTTCAAACAACGCAGTGCGTGTAGGCATGTGTGTGCTCGAGCATAAATTATCAGTAACATACACACCAAGCAACTTATACGTGTGGACGCGCTCGATTTAGGACCCAGAAAGCTACAAAGGAGGAGGATAGTGCGGCTTGTAGTGTAAGAATTCAATAAACATCTTGCACTTCACTGGGTTGAGGCGCATGCCATGCTCACTAGCATATGTGCAAATATCTCTTGCAATGAACGGCAGAAAACTGGTGGAACACCTACAATACTGTAGGTATAGAAGCAAGAaactgaagaattaaagaaatgacaTTCTTCGAAGGTGAACCAAAGATCTAAAGAAGTACACATTGGTGCAAGTAATTGTGCACCACCTTTCA
Encoded here:
- the LOC137968606 gene encoding uncharacterized protein, which encodes MPPKKRSSQTRSTNPAKRPRLSRGTESREGSRQEDSSHRFPPDQLMTVNITALSASISSAVKQAVVEALAERSQPSSGHSLQDPIAEQSVADAVGASLASITRGTLQSSVNELTLADPGQGSQAPKQIFSSVAVSLSSRVSSKIKAKIWSNEYINFGTLLSLSPNNQKYSITVTSSDSDSSRPHLTLEPSQPAKKVQSITQWLSAFNIFVAIYAEKQATDTPKLMKYCETVRDIAAKPGDWLYYDEQFRFIRQSAPDQYPWDAIHWELWLKAVTNFRPKPQFPSDKGHLRTRPQSFPKGTCWRFQAGKVCNGCRFDHVCFKCGSPHPATQCSSGQQHKGNPIKTGSTIAAPQAGHTRKGGSA